A section of the Neorhizobium galegae bv. orientalis str. HAMBI 540 genome encodes:
- a CDS encoding alpha/beta hydrolase, protein MPEVIFNGPAGRLEGRYQPSKEKSAPIAIVLHPHPQFGGTMNNQIVYQLFYMFQKRGFTTLRFNFRSIGRSQGEFDHGAGELSDAASALDWVQSLHPDSKSCWVAGYSFGAWIGMQLLMRRPEIEGFMSIAPQPNIYDFSFLAPCPSSGLIINGDSDKVAPEKDVNGLVEKLKTQKGILITHRIVEGANHFFNGQVDTLMGECEDYLDRRLNGELVPEPAAKRIR, encoded by the coding sequence ATGCCCGAAGTCATTTTCAACGGCCCAGCCGGCCGCCTTGAAGGTCGTTACCAGCCATCCAAGGAAAAGAGCGCCCCGATCGCCATCGTCCTGCACCCGCACCCGCAGTTTGGCGGCACGATGAACAACCAGATCGTCTACCAGCTCTTCTACATGTTCCAGAAGCGCGGTTTTACGACGCTCCGGTTCAATTTCCGCAGCATCGGTCGCAGCCAGGGCGAATTCGACCACGGCGCCGGAGAGCTTTCGGATGCTGCCTCGGCGCTCGACTGGGTGCAGAGCCTGCATCCCGATTCGAAGAGCTGTTGGGTCGCCGGTTATTCGTTCGGCGCCTGGATCGGCATGCAGCTCCTGATGCGCCGTCCTGAGATCGAGGGTTTCATGTCGATCGCGCCGCAGCCGAACATCTACGACTTCTCGTTCCTTGCGCCCTGCCCGTCGTCCGGCCTGATCATCAACGGCGACAGCGACAAGGTGGCGCCCGAAAAGGACGTCAACGGGCTCGTGGAAAAGCTGAAGACGCAGAAGGGCATTCTGATCACCCATCGGATAGTCGAGGGTGCCAATCACTTCTTCAACGGCCAGGTGGACACGCTGATGGGCGAATGCGAGGATTATCTCGACCGACGCCTCAACGGCGAATTGGTGCCTGAACCGGCAGCCAAGCGCATTCGCTGA
- the tyrS gene encoding tyrosine--tRNA ligase, giving the protein MSRFKSDFLRTLDERGFIHQVSDETGLDELFSREIVTGYIGFDPTAPSLHAGSLIQIMMLHWMQQTGHRPISLMGGGTGMVGDPSFKDEARQLMTVDTIEGNIASIKRVFANYLAYGEGPKDALMINNADWLRSLNYLEFLRDVGRHFSVNRMLSFESVKTRLDREQSLSFLEFNYMILQAYDFVELAKRTGCRLQMGGSDQWGNIVNGIDLGHRMGTQQLFALTSPLLTTSSGAKMGKSATGAIWLNPDMLSAYDFWQYWRNTEDADVPRFLKLYTTLPMDEIARLSALGGSEINEVKKILATEITAILHGRPAAEEAAETARKTFEEGGLSENLPSVEVPTADLEAGIGLLSLIVRAGLAGSNGEARRHVQGGAVRINDQAVSDERMTIGTGEITGDGVIKLSLGKKKHILVRPA; this is encoded by the coding sequence ATGTCCAGGTTCAAGTCCGATTTCCTCCGTACGCTCGACGAGCGCGGTTTCATCCACCAGGTTTCCGACGAGACCGGGCTCGACGAACTGTTTTCGAGGGAAATCGTCACCGGCTATATCGGCTTCGACCCAACGGCGCCGAGCCTGCACGCCGGCAGCTTGATCCAGATCATGATGCTGCATTGGATGCAGCAGACCGGCCACCGGCCGATCTCGCTGATGGGCGGCGGCACCGGCATGGTCGGCGATCCCTCGTTCAAGGACGAAGCGCGCCAACTGATGACCGTCGACACGATCGAAGGCAACATCGCCTCGATAAAGCGCGTCTTCGCGAACTACCTCGCTTATGGCGAAGGTCCGAAGGACGCACTGATGATCAACAATGCCGACTGGCTGCGCAGCCTCAACTATCTCGAATTCCTGCGCGACGTCGGCCGGCACTTCTCGGTCAACCGGATGCTGTCGTTCGAGAGCGTCAAGACGCGCCTCGATCGTGAGCAGTCGCTGTCCTTCCTGGAATTCAACTACATGATCCTCCAGGCCTATGACTTCGTGGAACTCGCCAAGCGGACGGGCTGCCGGCTGCAGATGGGCGGCTCGGATCAGTGGGGGAATATCGTCAACGGTATCGACCTTGGTCACCGCATGGGGACGCAACAGCTTTTTGCGCTGACTTCGCCGCTCCTGACCACGTCCTCCGGCGCCAAGATGGGCAAATCGGCGACGGGCGCCATCTGGCTCAACCCGGACATGCTGTCGGCCTATGATTTCTGGCAATACTGGCGCAATACCGAGGATGCCGACGTTCCGCGCTTCCTGAAGCTTTACACGACGCTGCCGATGGACGAGATCGCGCGGCTTTCAGCGCTCGGCGGCTCGGAGATCAACGAGGTCAAGAAGATCCTCGCAACCGAGATCACGGCCATCCTGCACGGTCGCCCAGCGGCGGAAGAAGCAGCGGAGACCGCCCGCAAGACGTTCGAGGAAGGCGGGCTTTCCGAAAACCTGCCGTCGGTCGAGGTTCCCACTGCCGATCTCGAAGCCGGGATCGGCCTCCTGTCGCTGATCGTGCGCGCCGGCCTTGCCGGTTCGAACGGCGAAGCGCGCCGTCACGTCCAGGGCGGCGCCGTGCGCATCAACGATCAGGCCGTCAGCGACGAACGCATGACCATCGGCACCGGCGAGATCACCGGCGACGGTGTCATCAAGCTCTCGCTCGGCAAGAAGAAGCACATCCTGGTGCGCCCGGCCTGA
- the bcp gene encoding thioredoxin-dependent thiol peroxidase produces MADLTIGDIAPEFELPRDGGGSVSLKTFTGKPVVLYFYPKDDTEACTKEAISFTGLLPEFEKVSASVIGVSPDSVKKHDKFAKKHGLSVILAADEDTALANLYGVWKEKSMYGRTYMGVERTTFLIGADGRIARIWSKVKVKGHAEEVLESLKAL; encoded by the coding sequence ATGGCCGATTTGACCATTGGCGACATCGCACCGGAGTTCGAACTTCCGCGCGACGGCGGCGGCTCCGTTTCCCTCAAGACGTTTACGGGAAAACCGGTCGTCCTCTATTTCTATCCCAAAGACGACACGGAGGCCTGCACCAAGGAGGCTATCTCGTTTACGGGCCTCTTGCCGGAATTCGAAAAGGTGAGCGCGTCGGTCATCGGCGTGTCGCCCGACAGCGTCAAGAAGCATGACAAGTTCGCCAAGAAGCATGGCCTTTCGGTCATCCTGGCGGCTGACGAAGACACTGCCCTTGCCAATCTCTACGGCGTCTGGAAGGAGAAGAGCATGTATGGCCGGACCTATATGGGCGTGGAACGCACGACCTTCCTGATCGGCGCGGACGGGCGCATCGCCCGGATCTGGTCGAAGGTGAAGGTAAAAGGCCATGCCGAGGAGGTGCTTGAAAGCCTCAAGGCGCTATAG
- the sufB gene encoding Fe-S cluster assembly protein SufB, which yields MAAVQETIDQVRLIDVDQYKYGFETVIEVDKAPKGLSEDIIRFISAKKQEPEWMLEWRLDAYRRWLTMEEPTWARVEYPKIDFNDLYYYAAPKSTAGPKSLEEVDPELLRVYEKLGIPLREQEILAGVETPRVAVDAVFDSVSVVTTFKKELQKAGVIFMSISEAIREHPELIKKYLGSVVPTSDNFYATLNAAVFTDGSFVFVPKGVRCPMELSTYFRINEKNTGQFERTLIIAEEGAYVSYLEGCTAPQRDENQLHAAVVELIALDDAEIKYSTVQNWYPGDAQGKGGIYNFVTKRGDCRGARSKISWTQVETGSAITWKYPSCILRGDDSRGEFYSIAVSNGYQQIDSGTKMIHLGKNTSSRIISKGISAGNSNNTYRGQVSINRRASNARNFTNCDSLLIGDQCGAHTVPYIDVKNASAQIEHEATTSKISEDQKFYVMQRGIPEEEAIALIVNGFVKDVIQQLPMEFAVEAQKLIGISLEGSVG from the coding sequence ATGGCTGCCGTGCAGGAAACAATCGATCAGGTTCGCCTAATCGATGTGGACCAGTACAAATACGGTTTTGAAACCGTCATCGAAGTGGACAAGGCGCCAAAGGGTCTTTCGGAAGATATCATCCGTTTCATCTCCGCCAAGAAGCAGGAGCCGGAATGGATGCTTGAATGGCGCCTCGACGCCTATCGTCGCTGGCTAACCATGGAGGAGCCCACCTGGGCGCGTGTCGAATATCCGAAGATCGACTTCAACGACCTCTATTATTACGCCGCGCCGAAAAGCACCGCCGGTCCGAAATCGCTCGAAGAAGTCGATCCGGAGCTGTTGAGGGTCTACGAGAAGCTCGGCATTCCGCTGCGCGAACAGGAAATTCTGGCTGGCGTCGAGACGCCCCGGGTCGCTGTCGACGCCGTCTTCGACTCCGTCTCGGTCGTGACGACCTTCAAGAAGGAACTGCAGAAGGCCGGCGTGATCTTCATGTCGATCTCCGAGGCGATCCGCGAACATCCTGAGCTGATCAAGAAATATCTGGGCTCGGTCGTTCCGACCTCCGACAATTTCTATGCGACCCTGAACGCCGCCGTGTTCACCGACGGTTCCTTCGTCTTCGTGCCGAAGGGCGTGCGGTGCCCGATGGAGCTGTCCACCTATTTCCGCATCAACGAAAAGAACACCGGCCAGTTCGAACGCACGCTGATCATCGCCGAGGAGGGTGCCTACGTCTCCTACCTTGAAGGCTGCACGGCGCCGCAGCGCGACGAAAACCAGCTCCACGCCGCCGTGGTCGAGCTCATCGCTCTCGACGACGCGGAGATCAAGTATTCAACGGTGCAGAACTGGTACCCGGGCGATGCGCAAGGCAAGGGCGGCATCTACAACTTCGTCACCAAGCGTGGCGATTGCCGCGGTGCCCGCTCGAAGATCTCCTGGACGCAGGTCGAGACCGGTTCGGCGATCACCTGGAAATATCCCAGCTGCATTCTTCGCGGCGACGACTCACGCGGCGAATTTTATTCGATCGCCGTTTCCAACGGTTATCAGCAGATCGACAGTGGCACCAAAATGATCCATCTCGGCAAGAACACGTCGAGCCGCATCATCTCCAAGGGCATTTCCGCTGGCAATTCGAACAACACCTATCGCGGTCAGGTCTCGATCAATCGCCGGGCTTCAAATGCGCGCAACTTCACCAACTGTGACTCGCTTCTGATCGGCGACCAGTGCGGTGCCCACACCGTGCCCTATATCGACGTGAAGAACGCATCGGCACAGATCGAGCACGAAGCGACGACCTCGAAGATTTCCGAGGACCAGAAGTTCTACGTCATGCAGCGCGGCATTCCCGAAGAGGAAGCCATCGCCTTGATCGTCAACGGCTTCGTCAAGGACGTCATCCAGCAGTTGCCGATGGAATTCGCCGTCGAGGCCCAGAAGCTGATCGGCATCTCGCTTGAAGGCTCCGTGGGCTGA
- a CDS encoding GGDEF domain-containing protein has protein sequence MNGAAFFLAVNFIIAMCFGAVFVVVSTRSRSRTAALWFAAAFTVASLSSVCELLVAYAYLTKFWAICAFASVLGGMTLLRVGIGTLYGRKVAPVWAGCFLMTGICLDLLIYDLPRGTAAHAFSYQTPFALALLSSAAAIFSSTRRLAVDRALGYLLLATGLHFFAKASLAVIAGAGTTAKDYIGTNYALISQSSTAVLMVAVGLTLLSVLVLEIMADERSNSEKDALSGLANRRGFENGVKAAMALAPKAGHVVIICDLDHFKRINDTYGHHGGDLVIQAFSDLLQTSAAKNAVVGRIGGEEFAIFLPSTTLDMATLFAQALRGGTMGITVSALPSSFAVTASFGVAELAPGGDLAGAMRDADAALYEAKRSGRNRVRQARHIGSPQPKSIKAVK, from the coding sequence ATGAACGGGGCTGCCTTTTTCCTCGCGGTGAATTTTATCATCGCCATGTGTTTCGGTGCGGTTTTTGTTGTGGTTTCCACGCGCAGCCGCTCGCGGACGGCTGCGCTCTGGTTTGCCGCCGCTTTTACCGTCGCCTCGCTCTCGTCAGTCTGTGAATTGCTGGTCGCCTATGCGTATCTCACGAAATTCTGGGCAATCTGCGCCTTCGCATCGGTGCTCGGTGGCATGACCTTGCTCAGGGTCGGTATCGGCACTCTCTACGGCCGGAAGGTCGCGCCCGTCTGGGCGGGCTGTTTTCTGATGACGGGCATCTGCCTCGACCTGCTGATCTACGACCTGCCGCGCGGAACGGCTGCACATGCCTTTTCCTACCAGACACCGTTTGCATTGGCGCTCCTTTCGAGCGCGGCGGCCATCTTTTCATCGACCCGCCGGCTGGCGGTCGACCGGGCGCTTGGTTATCTGCTGCTGGCGACCGGCCTGCATTTCTTCGCAAAGGCGAGCCTTGCCGTGATTGCGGGGGCGGGCACGACCGCCAAGGATTATATCGGCACCAATTACGCGCTGATCTCACAAAGCTCGACTGCCGTGCTGATGGTCGCGGTCGGATTGACGCTGCTGTCGGTTCTGGTCCTGGAGATCATGGCGGACGAGCGCAGCAATTCGGAGAAGGATGCGCTTTCCGGTCTCGCCAATCGCCGCGGCTTCGAGAATGGCGTCAAGGCGGCGATGGCGCTGGCGCCGAAGGCCGGGCACGTTGTGATCATCTGCGATCTCGACCATTTCAAGCGCATCAACGACACCTACGGCCATCACGGTGGTGATCTGGTGATCCAGGCCTTCAGCGATCTGTTGCAGACGAGTGCCGCCAAGAATGCCGTGGTCGGCCGCATCGGCGGCGAGGAGTTCGCGATCTTCCTCCCCAGTACGACGCTCGACATGGCGACGCTGTTTGCGCAGGCGCTCCGGGGCGGAACGATGGGAATCACAGTCAGCGCGCTCCCGTCCTCCTTTGCCGTGACTGCAAGTTTCGGCGTGGCGGAACTTGCGCCGGGAGGCGATCTTGCGGGAGCCATGCGAGACGCCGATGCTGCTCTCTACGAGGCCAAGCGCTCCGGCCGCAACCGCGTCAGGCAGGCGCGGCATATCGGCTCTCCGCAGCCGAAATCCATCAAAGCCGTCAAATGA
- the sufC gene encoding Fe-S cluster assembly ATPase SufC → MLEIKNLHARIAEDGTEIIRGLNLTVKAGEVAAVMGPNGSGKSTLSYILAGRQDYEVTEGDILYNGESILELDPAERASKGIFLAFQYPLEIPGVATMQFLKVAMNEQRKARGEAELTTPDFIRRVKEAAEKLKIDQAMLRRPLNVGFSGGEKKRAEILQMALLEPKLCILDETDSGLDIDALKIVADGVNALKSPDRATIVITHYQRLLDYIVPDTVHVLYKGQIIRSGDKALALELEENGYADIIGEAA, encoded by the coding sequence ATGCTTGAGATCAAGAACCTGCACGCCCGTATCGCCGAAGACGGCACCGAGATCATTCGCGGCCTGAACCTCACCGTGAAGGCTGGCGAAGTTGCTGCCGTCATGGGCCCGAACGGTTCCGGCAAGTCGACGCTGTCCTATATCCTCGCAGGCCGCCAGGATTACGAAGTCACCGAGGGCGACATCCTCTATAACGGCGAGAGCATCCTGGAACTCGACCCGGCCGAACGTGCCTCCAAGGGCATCTTCCTCGCCTTCCAGTACCCGCTCGAAATTCCGGGCGTCGCTACCATGCAGTTCCTGAAGGTTGCGATGAACGAGCAGCGCAAGGCGCGCGGCGAAGCGGAACTGACGACACCGGACTTCATCCGCCGCGTCAAGGAAGCCGCCGAGAAGCTGAAGATCGACCAGGCCATGCTGCGCCGTCCGCTCAACGTCGGTTTTTCCGGCGGCGAAAAGAAGCGCGCCGAAATCCTGCAGATGGCGCTGCTCGAGCCAAAACTTTGCATCCTCGATGAAACCGACAGCGGCCTCGACATCGACGCGCTGAAGATCGTTGCCGATGGCGTCAACGCGCTGAAGTCGCCGGACCGTGCCACGATCGTCATCACCCATTACCAGCGCCTGCTCGACTACATCGTGCCGGACACGGTCCACGTTCTCTACAAGGGCCAGATCATCCGCTCCGGCGACAAGGCGCTTGCGCTTGAGTTGGAAGAGAACGGCTATGCCGATATCATCGGAGAAGCGGCTTAA
- a CDS encoding YhdP family protein, translated as MSEIRGERVSFSRKEIIPLHELPSAQIEDPIIVHCPPPSRRGRRFGKTLLFFLLLVFVAIGSAVFAIEGGMVDSTLSSRAQSAINNAIGPRYVATVGSTAIRFDSRLRLALEARDVDIVEQATGEHLSRAGAMRMAVDPLALLGGRVSIKHMEAEHIRLDTAQLPSGDPLPISEVRVDAMPALLEEIFQRLDEAKALIERTGTGSVSIAGIEILLPAAPGRKPIMLVVDDLELTRSAEGEVVINGAISLNGRKAVLIAASKTIEGVTSSLSAKLTGLEVTSFMLQRTEDGQPREGIEGSLDLDLSAVRSRETAKPAITATLRQSPGHFYFDGIQQTLSGANINVAYDFSKNSIELLKSEVRFGPTILPFTGAVIDLSRLNPDDKRPGFGLDVLISGATAVGASASEQPARFDLKANGRYLSADRALQFDEMAVSSPLGRMAGSLKVRFGNQSPEISFGAQLPHMEVTGVKQLWPFWMARKPRDWVMDNMFGGTITNGSIAVFIPAGRMKGPGIPMELDKNELQIGFDLANTRINLPGDVPPLRDIDGRFDLRGEVMQVDIARASSFFPSGRFVAVEGGRFSIPSTYVKPLMADLSLKIAGPADAMTELANFRPINALKGTEFKPEDFSGHARVDLKAHMGLILAHNPPKPTWSAHIDLDDIDLGPQFSGRKIGGLDGTLDIDNLAARLVAKGTIDDVPADITLVEPVGPASSVKRERIVKTVLNNDQREKLAPGLSDVIDGTVTAQLTRIDETRQSVSLDLSRATLSIPWLGWTKGGGIPAKAQFELSDTGERSDIRNFELSGDGFGARGTFALNGGSLTSADFSHMQLSPSDNYAVSVKRTKGNFDVSISGSVVDMRPVVTKVRAGGKSGSGTKRGGDDTSNATVRGKLDRMIGFNDQTLSNVSFLFSSRSGNISAADFSGSTESGQAVVSEMNAGDTISITSGDAGAIIRFMNLYDNMRGGLLNLRLKAQGDAWTGAIDLRNFALVNEAKLQSLVATPDQEGRSLNTATKKNIDVNSAKFQRGFASLLYRNGSFAIENGVVRGEQIGATFQGLVRDAKGNMEMTGTFMPAYGLNRLFGELPLIGAILGNGRDRGLLGITFKLEGPFEKPRLTVNPLSLIAPGIFRQIFEFQ; from the coding sequence ATGTCGGAAATTCGCGGAGAAAGGGTCAGTTTCAGCCGGAAAGAAATCATTCCGCTGCATGAATTACCCTCCGCACAGATCGAGGATCCGATTATCGTGCACTGCCCGCCACCAAGCCGGCGAGGCAGGCGATTCGGCAAGACACTGCTGTTTTTCCTCCTTCTGGTTTTTGTTGCAATCGGAAGCGCCGTTTTCGCAATCGAGGGTGGCATGGTCGACAGCACGCTTTCGTCGCGTGCCCAGAGCGCCATCAACAATGCAATCGGTCCGCGTTACGTGGCCACTGTCGGCTCGACCGCCATCCGTTTCGATTCGAGGTTACGTCTGGCGCTGGAAGCGCGTGACGTCGATATCGTCGAACAGGCGACCGGCGAACATCTGAGCCGTGCCGGCGCCATGCGCATGGCCGTCGATCCGCTGGCGCTTCTCGGCGGTCGCGTGTCCATCAAGCACATGGAGGCGGAACATATCCGTCTCGACACGGCGCAATTGCCCTCCGGCGATCCGTTGCCGATCTCGGAAGTCCGCGTCGATGCCATGCCGGCTCTGCTGGAGGAGATTTTCCAGCGCCTCGACGAAGCCAAGGCGCTCATCGAGCGAACCGGGACCGGCTCCGTCAGCATCGCCGGAATAGAGATCCTCTTGCCGGCAGCGCCCGGACGCAAGCCGATCATGCTGGTCGTCGACGATCTCGAACTGACGCGCAGCGCCGAAGGCGAGGTGGTGATCAACGGCGCGATCAGCCTCAACGGCCGCAAAGCCGTCCTCATCGCAGCGTCGAAGACCATCGAAGGGGTTACGTCGTCACTTTCTGCCAAGCTGACGGGCCTCGAGGTGACATCTTTCATGTTGCAACGAACCGAGGATGGTCAGCCGCGCGAGGGGATCGAAGGCTCCCTAGATCTCGATCTTTCGGCGGTTCGCTCACGTGAGACTGCAAAGCCGGCTATCACCGCGACGCTTCGCCAGTCTCCCGGCCATTTTTATTTCGATGGCATCCAGCAGACTTTGAGCGGCGCCAATATCAACGTGGCCTATGATTTCTCGAAGAACTCGATCGAGCTGCTGAAATCCGAGGTCCGTTTCGGGCCGACAATCCTGCCGTTCACCGGCGCGGTGATCGATCTCAGCCGGCTCAATCCGGACGACAAGCGTCCGGGGTTCGGCCTCGATGTTCTGATCAGCGGCGCAACAGCCGTCGGCGCTTCGGCAAGCGAGCAGCCCGCCCGCTTCGATCTCAAGGCGAATGGGCGATACCTGTCGGCAGATCGCGCGCTTCAGTTCGATGAGATGGCGGTTTCCAGCCCTCTCGGCCGCATGGCCGGGTCTCTCAAAGTGCGGTTCGGCAACCAGTCTCCCGAGATCAGTTTCGGGGCGCAGCTGCCGCATATGGAAGTGACCGGGGTCAAGCAGCTCTGGCCGTTCTGGATGGCCCGCAAGCCGCGCGATTGGGTGATGGACAACATGTTCGGCGGCACCATCACCAATGGCTCGATCGCCGTCTTCATTCCGGCGGGCCGGATGAAGGGGCCGGGCATTCCGATGGAGCTCGACAAGAACGAGCTGCAGATCGGTTTTGATCTCGCCAATACCCGGATCAACCTGCCGGGCGACGTGCCTCCGCTGCGCGATATCGATGGCCGTTTCGATTTGAGGGGCGAGGTGATGCAGGTCGATATCGCACGCGCATCTTCCTTCTTTCCGTCCGGTCGGTTCGTCGCCGTTGAAGGTGGCCGGTTCTCGATCCCCTCGACCTATGTAAAACCGCTGATGGCGGACCTTTCGCTCAAGATTGCGGGACCCGCCGATGCGATGACGGAGCTTGCGAATTTCCGGCCGATCAATGCGCTGAAGGGGACCGAGTTCAAGCCGGAGGATTTTTCCGGTCACGCTCGCGTCGACCTCAAGGCCCATATGGGGCTGATCCTGGCGCACAATCCGCCGAAACCTACCTGGAGCGCCCATATCGATCTGGACGACATTGATCTCGGCCCGCAGTTTTCCGGCCGCAAGATCGGCGGCCTGGATGGCACGCTCGACATCGACAACCTGGCGGCACGGCTTGTAGCCAAGGGGACGATCGATGATGTGCCGGCCGATATCACGCTGGTCGAACCAGTCGGGCCGGCGTCCTCGGTCAAGCGCGAGCGGATCGTCAAGACCGTCCTCAACAACGATCAGCGGGAAAAACTCGCGCCGGGTCTCTCCGACGTGATCGACGGGACGGTGACGGCTCAGTTGACACGGATCGACGAAACCCGCCAATCCGTCTCGCTCGATCTCAGCCGAGCAACGCTTTCCATCCCGTGGCTCGGCTGGACCAAGGGCGGCGGCATTCCGGCCAAGGCGCAATTCGAGTTGTCTGACACCGGAGAACGTTCCGATATCCGCAATTTCGAACTCTCCGGCGACGGGTTTGGGGCGCGCGGCACCTTCGCGCTCAATGGCGGGAGCCTGACGTCGGCGGACTTCTCGCATATGCAGCTCTCGCCGTCCGACAATTATGCGGTGAGCGTCAAACGCACCAAGGGTAATTTCGACGTCTCGATCAGCGGCTCCGTCGTCGATATGCGGCCCGTCGTCACCAAAGTCCGGGCAGGCGGAAAGAGCGGCAGCGGCACCAAGCGCGGTGGCGACGATACGAGCAACGCCACCGTGCGGGGCAAGCTCGACCGCATGATCGGGTTCAATGACCAGACGCTCTCGAATGTGTCATTCCTGTTTTCGAGCCGTAGCGGCAATATTTCAGCGGCGGATTTTTCCGGCTCGACGGAAAGCGGTCAGGCGGTCGTCAGTGAGATGAATGCGGGCGACACGATTTCCATCACCAGTGGCGACGCCGGCGCGATCATCCGCTTCATGAACCTCTACGACAACATGCGCGGCGGGCTTTTGAACCTGCGCCTGAAGGCGCAGGGCGATGCCTGGACCGGTGCCATCGATCTGCGCAATTTCGCGCTGGTCAACGAGGCCAAACTCCAGTCTCTCGTTGCGACGCCGGACCAGGAGGGCCGCAGCCTGAACACGGCAACGAAAAAGAACATCGATGTCAATTCGGCCAAATTCCAGCGCGGTTTCGCAAGCCTGCTTTATCGGAATGGCTCGTTTGCCATAGAAAACGGCGTCGTGCGTGGCGAGCAGATCGGTGCGACCTTCCAGGGCCTGGTGCGCGATGCGAAAGGCAATATGGAGATGACCGGAACATTCATGCCGGCTTACGGCCTGAACCGCTTGTTCGGCGAGTTGCCGCTGATCGGCGCCATCCTCGGCAACGGCCGCGATCGCGGCCTGCTCGGCATCACCTTCAAGCTCGAAGGCCCGTTCGAGAAACCGAGGCTCACCGTCAATCCGCTGTCGCTGATCGCGCCCGGTATCTTCCGGCAGATTTTCGAGTTCCAATAA
- a CDS encoding cysteine desulfurase family protein has protein sequence MALNRTYLDWNATAPLSAPARAAMLDALQLPGNASSVHGEGRAARAAIDKARRQVAALVGAEPPHVTFVSGATEAANHVLTPDFRMGRAPLAMSRVYVSAIEHPAIREGGRFDPARVTEVPVTPAGIVDLSALEALLAERDRSVGMPMVAVMLVNNETGIVQPVADVAAIAHAHGGLTVVDAVQAVGRIPVDINALDADFLILSSHKIGGPKGVGALVSRGEVLMPKPLIRGGGQEKGHRSGTENFHAIVGFGAAAQAVRENLHDRNAKIEELRNRLEAGMRHAAPDAIIHGEGVLRVANTCFFTLPGLKSETGQIAFDLEGIALSAGSACSAGKVGESHVLTAMGHDPKLGALRISLGVDTTEDDIARALAAFTKIAGRRKSAGEAA, from the coding sequence ATGGCGCTGAACCGCACATATCTGGACTGGAACGCGACCGCGCCCTTGAGCGCGCCGGCCCGCGCCGCCATGCTGGATGCGTTGCAATTGCCGGGAAATGCCTCGTCGGTTCATGGCGAGGGCAGGGCGGCACGCGCCGCTATCGACAAGGCGCGCCGGCAGGTGGCGGCGCTGGTCGGTGCCGAGCCCCCGCATGTGACCTTCGTCAGCGGCGCTACGGAAGCGGCCAATCACGTCCTGACCCCGGATTTCCGCATGGGCCGGGCGCCTTTGGCGATGAGCCGTGTCTATGTTTCGGCGATCGAGCATCCGGCGATCCGCGAAGGCGGTCGTTTCGATCCGGCCCGGGTGACCGAAGTGCCGGTGACGCCGGCGGGTATCGTCGATCTTTCCGCACTTGAGGCGCTGCTGGCTGAACGCGACCGGAGCGTCGGCATGCCGATGGTCGCTGTCATGCTGGTCAATAACGAGACCGGCATTGTTCAGCCCGTGGCAGACGTTGCGGCGATCGCCCATGCCCATGGCGGCTTGACGGTGGTGGATGCCGTGCAGGCGGTCGGCCGTATTCCGGTGGACATCAATGCACTGGATGCGGATTTCCTGATCCTGTCGTCGCACAAGATCGGCGGTCCGAAGGGCGTCGGCGCACTCGTTTCGCGCGGCGAAGTGCTGATGCCGAAACCGCTCATCCGTGGCGGCGGCCAGGAAAAGGGCCATCGCTCCGGCACCGAAAATTTCCATGCCATCGTCGGGTTCGGTGCGGCGGCCCAGGCCGTGCGTGAAAACCTTCATGATCGCAATGCCAAGATCGAAGAGTTGCGCAACCGGCTGGAAGCGGGAATGCGCCATGCTGCGCCGGATGCGATCATCCATGGCGAGGGAGTTCTGCGTGTGGCGAATACCTGCTTTTTCACTTTGCCGGGGCTGAAATCGGAAACCGGGCAGATCGCTTTCGATCTCGAAGGTATCGCGCTGTCCGCCGGCTCCGCCTGCTCGGCGGGAAAGGTCGGCGAAAGCCATGTTTTGACGGCGATGGGGCATGATCCGAAGCTCGGTGCTTTGCGGATTTCGCTCGGCGTCGACACGACGGAAGATGATATCGCGCGGGCGCTGGCCGCCTTCACCAAGATTGCCGGCCGGCGAAAATCGGCGGGCGAGGCGGCGTGA